One Alicyclobacillus acidoterrestris DNA window includes the following coding sequences:
- a CDS encoding IS256 family transposase gives MAYTDKIALLELIRKIGLEDGDVDFLKEGLRVLTQAVMDAEVSSLIGAERYERTNKRSNSRNGHRDREWDTRVGTIDLQIPKLRRGSYFPSILEPRRKAEKALLSVVQEAYVHGVSTRKVDELVESMGIQGISKSEVSRICKELDDVVQDFKNRPLEGTYPYLWLDATFPKVREGGRVQSMAFVIAIGVRATGEREVLGFDIGTSEDGSFWLTFIRSLVARGLRGVQLAISDAHEGLRSAIASALTGATWQRCRVHTMRNILSQVPRTSQAMVSSIVRTIFAQPTQEAAKQQLAVVVEQLQGKFPKAMDVLERAEEDVLAYMAFPKEHWKQICSTNPLERLNRELRRRFDVVGIFPNRDSVIRLGGAILQEQNDEWIVARRYFSRESMARLTGTQEQELLAPTSVLHK, from the coding sequence ATGGCTTATACGGATAAGATCGCACTTTTGGAGTTGATTCGCAAGATCGGATTAGAAGATGGTGATGTGGACTTTTTGAAGGAGGGTCTGAGAGTCCTTACGCAGGCAGTGATGGATGCTGAGGTCAGCTCGCTTATCGGTGCTGAACGCTACGAGCGTACTAACAAGCGCAGTAATAGTCGAAATGGACACCGTGATAGAGAGTGGGACACTCGTGTTGGAACGATTGATCTGCAGATTCCTAAGCTTCGTAGAGGGAGTTACTTCCCCAGTATTCTGGAACCCAGGAGAAAAGCTGAGAAGGCGCTTTTATCGGTTGTTCAAGAGGCCTATGTGCATGGTGTGAGTACCCGCAAGGTGGATGAGTTGGTTGAATCCATGGGGATTCAGGGAATCAGCAAGAGTGAAGTATCTCGCATCTGTAAGGAGCTAGATGACGTTGTGCAGGACTTCAAGAACCGTCCGCTTGAAGGAACGTATCCATATTTGTGGTTGGATGCGACGTTTCCCAAGGTCCGTGAGGGCGGACGTGTCCAGAGTATGGCGTTTGTGATTGCCATTGGGGTGAGAGCCACCGGTGAGAGAGAGGTATTGGGATTTGACATTGGTACCAGTGAGGACGGCTCGTTCTGGCTGACTTTCATCCGTAGTCTTGTTGCACGTGGTCTGCGAGGCGTTCAGTTGGCGATAAGCGATGCCCATGAAGGACTACGTAGTGCCATTGCATCTGCTTTAACAGGAGCTACCTGGCAGAGATGCCGAGTTCACACCATGCGTAACATCTTGAGTCAGGTACCCAGGACGTCACAGGCGATGGTCTCGTCCATTGTCCGGACGATATTCGCTCAGCCAACGCAGGAGGCAGCTAAACAACAACTTGCTGTTGTCGTAGAACAGCTCCAGGGAAAGTTTCCGAAGGCGATGGATGTCCTAGAACGTGCAGAGGAAGACGTACTTGCCTACATGGCATTTCCAAAGGAGCACTGGAAGCAAATCTGCTCCACAAACCCGCTGGAACGTTTAAACCGTGAACTGCGGCGACGCTTTGACGTGGTTGGCATCTTTCCAAATCGGGATTCCGTGATACGACTTGGTGGAGCCATTCTCCAGGAGCAAAACGATGAGTGGATCGTTGCACGGCGATACTTTAGCAGAGAGTCGATGGCGAGACTGACGGGAACTCAGGAACAAGAGTTACTGGCACCGACGTCTGTTTTACATAAATGA
- a CDS encoding transposase: MYICAGNQRITFRYERTVKTETGYSLKKRYYQCDAYDSYPLKSQCTKSQNNRQIGVSVALLEHKQRARENLRSERGRKLSAQRMVEVESVFCHAKGNRVFRRFLLRDFPKVHIEMGLVSVAHNLLKLVAFLA, translated from the coding sequence GTGTACATTTGCGCGGGCAATCAGCGAATAACCTTCCGGTACGAACGAACGGTCAAAACCGAGACTGGATACTCATTGAAAAAACGCTATTACCAGTGCGACGCTTATGACTCGTATCCGCTAAAAAGTCAATGCACCAAATCACAAAACAACCGTCAAATTGGAGTCAGTGTAGCTTTGCTAGAACATAAGCAAAGAGCACGAGAGAACTTGAGAAGTGAACGAGGACGAAAGCTATCCGCACAGCGCATGGTGGAGGTGGAAAGCGTGTTTTGTCACGCCAAAGGAAATCGGGTATTTAGACGATTCCTTCTACGGGACTTTCCCAAAGTGCACATCGAAATGGGGTTGGTAAGTGTTGCTCATAACCTACTGAAATTGGTAGCGTTCCTCGCCTAG
- a CDS encoding ABC transporter permease subunit, producing the protein MLELASVFANEWMKLMRRKRMWVAAVLGAFVVGLFALSTYHDHQEQLRYNSPSAWQQQVATLKQDIAQQKAQKMTDQTKAQIQADNQQIKSLQGQIAAYQNGNENWRQNVRDEITQTKQDEKMAAAEHDSTTMSMDQGSLLRLNYQLAHDVPPLVPGEQSAYQEFTSFISVATQIFLPLLAVILVADMVSGETTSGTIKLLLIRPVSRFKILFGKWLASMAATAALTVAVCVALLLVGCGILGTGGAKLPELVGTRYTFVQQPQQSGQVVNTGPAQLDPVAHYAHTLILPEWQFVVYGILLTTLAMLVVATIAFLCSALFKSAMASTAVALGVVIIGGISVSFVHSKVVVALFPTHLNLFSNWTGALAEQLKMSVTLTTGLVVLAAWGIVCLIASLLYFTRKDVLNA; encoded by the coding sequence ATGCTTGAGTTAGCAAGCGTGTTTGCGAACGAATGGATGAAACTGATGCGTCGCAAGCGCATGTGGGTGGCGGCAGTTCTCGGCGCATTCGTGGTCGGATTGTTCGCTTTGAGCACTTACCACGACCATCAAGAGCAATTGCGGTATAATTCGCCAAGCGCCTGGCAACAACAAGTGGCTACACTGAAACAGGATATCGCACAGCAGAAGGCGCAAAAGATGACAGACCAGACGAAAGCGCAGATTCAGGCCGACAATCAGCAAATCAAGAGCCTGCAAGGACAAATTGCGGCCTATCAGAATGGCAACGAGAATTGGCGCCAAAATGTGCGCGACGAGATCACCCAAACGAAGCAAGACGAGAAGATGGCCGCAGCAGAGCACGACAGCACGACCATGAGCATGGATCAAGGCAGTTTGCTACGGTTAAATTATCAATTGGCACACGATGTCCCTCCGCTTGTCCCTGGAGAACAATCGGCTTATCAAGAATTCACGAGTTTCATTTCGGTGGCCACGCAGATCTTCCTTCCCTTGTTGGCAGTGATTCTCGTAGCGGATATGGTGTCTGGAGAGACGACGAGTGGAACGATTAAGTTACTTTTAATTCGACCCGTGTCGCGTTTTAAAATCTTGTTCGGCAAATGGCTCGCGAGTATGGCTGCCACGGCGGCGTTAACTGTGGCGGTGTGCGTTGCGCTGCTGTTGGTTGGCTGCGGCATTCTGGGCACAGGTGGGGCCAAGTTGCCGGAGTTGGTTGGAACCCGCTATACATTCGTCCAACAGCCGCAACAAAGCGGCCAGGTTGTCAATACAGGCCCTGCCCAATTGGATCCGGTTGCGCACTACGCACATACCCTCATCCTTCCTGAGTGGCAGTTTGTCGTCTATGGCATCTTACTCACCACGCTGGCGATGCTCGTTGTCGCGACCATCGCGTTTCTGTGTAGTGCGTTGTTCAAATCGGCGATGGCGAGCACTGCGGTTGCGCTGGGTGTGGTGATTATCGGCGGCATTTCTGTCAGCTTTGTGCATAGTAAAGTCGTTGTGGCGCTGTTTCCAACGCACCTCAACCTGTTTAGCAATTGGACCGGGGCACTGGCCGAACAATTGAAGATGAGCGTCACCTTGACCACGGGGCTCGTTGTACTGGCGGCGTGGGGGATAGTTTGTCTCATCGCTTCACTTCTGTATTTCACGCGCAAGGACGTGTTGAATGCTTGA
- a CDS encoding ABC transporter ATP-binding protein, with product MSVLTLEHVSKTIGRRLIVDDVNMAVEPGEVYGFLGPNGAGKTTTIRMIVGLIRPTKGSIRVMGHDISRDRRAALSHVGAIVENPETYSYLTARQNLVHYARLAGIPHAKRRIEEVVDLVGLTGRVDDKVKRYSLGMRQRLGVAQALLANPKLLVLDEPTNGLDPAGIREFREMIRNLAQGGMSVLVSSHLLSEIQMMCDRVAILKGGRIIAQRSVSSLVDGTASAAMIRVSNENAAVRVLKDRQWDAEVSAAHVIRVRTDGSAIPKLIRDLVRAEIDIYAVEPARESLEEAFLELTDDKLASSSSTPAGGVANA from the coding sequence ATGTCCGTATTAACGCTCGAACACGTATCGAAGACGATTGGCCGACGCCTGATTGTGGACGACGTAAATATGGCGGTGGAACCCGGCGAGGTATATGGGTTTCTGGGCCCAAACGGGGCCGGTAAAACGACGACCATCCGAATGATTGTCGGGCTCATTCGTCCCACCAAAGGCAGTATCCGCGTGATGGGGCACGACATCTCGCGCGACAGGCGGGCGGCGCTCTCTCACGTTGGTGCAATTGTCGAAAATCCGGAGACGTACAGCTACCTCACAGCCCGTCAGAACTTGGTGCATTACGCTCGCCTGGCGGGTATCCCTCATGCGAAGCGGCGCATTGAAGAGGTGGTTGACCTCGTCGGGCTCACAGGGCGTGTTGACGACAAAGTGAAGCGCTACTCACTTGGCATGCGTCAGCGCCTGGGTGTCGCCCAAGCGTTGCTTGCGAATCCCAAGCTGCTGGTGCTCGATGAGCCGACCAACGGGCTCGATCCCGCCGGCATACGCGAATTCCGCGAAATGATCCGCAACCTTGCCCAAGGTGGCATGAGTGTCTTGGTTTCCAGCCATTTACTGAGCGAGATTCAAATGATGTGCGATCGCGTTGCCATCCTCAAAGGGGGACGCATCATTGCACAGCGCTCGGTCAGTTCGTTGGTCGATGGGACGGCGAGCGCTGCGATGATCCGCGTGTCGAATGAAAATGCGGCGGTGCGCGTGTTGAAGGACAGGCAGTGGGACGCCGAAGTGTCTGCAGCGCATGTGATTCGCGTGCGGACAGACGGTTCTGCCATTCCAAAGTTGATTCGAGATCTGGTTCGAGCCGAGATCGACATATATGCCGTGGAACCGGCACGAGAGTCCTTGGAGGAAGCGTTCCTGGAACTCACGGATGACAAGTTGGCGTCGTCTTCCTCGACGCCTGCGGGAGGTGTCGCAAATGCTTGA
- a CDS encoding ABC transporter permease subunit — MASYFPKALLYREWKLQRWWMVFCVVAICWAPVWNVLMFLQHKAAASTGVYHENVMVVRQEFWQNFSDSVLYIGGSKGAGSGVGFMAMLVAVVLAVVFVCLDRGQGSLWYSLCGPVSRKALLRTKFFLGSFTLLLAVLIITIVNFVVNGFNPLPVSPGQILLWFVGEFVLLESVFAIAFAVSVCVGNVIAAGLCSLAVPFAPIWLGMLGEEIWVNIVRPTEILPRPGELAEFLSRFSPYSMLYHPVSYNGLFLVWYLALIVLFYMVAQGSFQRARPERFNHLFIFPWVWRAFSVCFSLVVGSFIAATQITNSTDVSFVVWFPISSLIIWGIFYYTSRWMGNRNHREAH; from the coding sequence ATGGCATCTTACTTTCCTAAGGCCCTTTTGTATCGGGAGTGGAAGTTGCAACGGTGGTGGATGGTCTTCTGCGTTGTCGCCATCTGCTGGGCGCCAGTCTGGAATGTGCTGATGTTCTTGCAGCACAAGGCCGCCGCATCAACGGGTGTGTATCACGAGAACGTCATGGTCGTTCGCCAAGAATTCTGGCAGAACTTCAGCGACAGCGTTTTGTATATCGGCGGATCCAAAGGGGCGGGTTCCGGCGTCGGGTTTATGGCGATGTTGGTGGCGGTCGTTTTAGCGGTGGTGTTCGTCTGCCTGGATAGGGGGCAGGGATCACTGTGGTATTCGCTGTGTGGCCCAGTGTCGCGCAAAGCCCTGCTGCGGACGAAGTTTTTCCTTGGCAGTTTCACTTTGTTGTTGGCGGTTCTGATTATCACCATCGTGAATTTCGTCGTGAATGGATTTAATCCGTTGCCTGTGTCGCCGGGGCAAATTTTGCTTTGGTTCGTCGGCGAGTTTGTGCTATTGGAGTCGGTGTTCGCGATTGCCTTTGCCGTCTCAGTTTGCGTTGGCAACGTGATTGCAGCGGGCCTGTGTAGCCTGGCGGTACCGTTCGCGCCCATATGGCTTGGCATGCTGGGTGAAGAAATATGGGTGAATATCGTCAGACCAACGGAAATACTCCCTCGCCCAGGTGAATTGGCGGAATTTCTGTCCAGATTTTCACCGTACAGCATGTTGTATCACCCTGTCAGCTATAACGGGCTATTTTTGGTCTGGTACCTCGCACTGATTGTTCTGTTCTACATGGTTGCGCAAGGATCTTTTCAACGGGCCCGGCCCGAACGTTTCAATCACCTGTTTATCTTTCCATGGGTGTGGCGCGCGTTCTCGGTTTGTTTCAGTCTGGTCGTCGGGTCATTCATTGCGGCAACGCAAATCACCAACTCGACAGACGTTTCATTTGTCGTTTGGTTTCCGATTTCGAGCCTCATCATTTGGGGGATTTTCTACTATACAAGCCGGTGGATGGGCAATCGAAACCACAGGGAGGCACACTGA
- a CDS encoding ABC transporter ATP-binding protein, whose amino-acid sequence MTSIVETHDVTKQFGDVTVIDGVSLNVPQGAIYGLVGANGAGKTTLMRMLIGLMWPDAGEVRLFGQVLERDSAQIRQRVHYVAADGSFFKQLQVKDVLTYSRLLYERWDDTRCQMLVRALELPLNRRVRNLSLGMTMQLRLAIALSARPDLLVLDEPTNGLDPIVKRQFLQLIVQEAAQGSTVVIATHQLADVERIVDGVGLLYRGRMVMDGMLDDLKGAIKHVQAVLPGGPPADIDHWPGVLERTSRGQFYTFVVEGTGDDLAKRLRESGATYLEVMDVGFEELFRYVMQKEGYSRDGILLS is encoded by the coding sequence GTGACGTCCATCGTCGAGACGCACGATGTAACAAAACAATTTGGTGATGTCACCGTGATCGACGGCGTATCACTGAATGTTCCACAAGGCGCGATTTATGGCCTTGTCGGCGCGAATGGGGCAGGTAAGACGACCTTGATGCGAATGCTCATCGGACTGATGTGGCCAGATGCGGGTGAGGTACGCCTCTTCGGGCAAGTGCTCGAGCGCGACTCGGCGCAAATCCGTCAGCGTGTCCATTATGTCGCGGCCGATGGGAGTTTTTTTAAACAATTACAGGTCAAAGATGTGCTGACGTACTCGCGATTGTTGTACGAGCGATGGGATGACACGCGCTGCCAGATGCTCGTTCGGGCGCTCGAACTTCCGCTCAATCGTCGCGTTCGCAATTTGTCGCTCGGCATGACGATGCAACTGCGACTCGCGATTGCATTGTCCGCGCGCCCGGATCTGCTTGTGCTCGATGAGCCGACAAATGGACTTGATCCGATTGTGAAGCGCCAGTTTCTCCAACTCATTGTGCAAGAAGCGGCCCAGGGGAGCACGGTCGTTATCGCAACGCATCAATTGGCGGACGTGGAGCGAATTGTTGATGGGGTTGGCCTGTTATACCGCGGCAGAATGGTGATGGATGGGATGCTTGACGACCTGAAGGGCGCCATCAAACACGTTCAAGCGGTTCTTCCTGGTGGACCGCCCGCAGACATAGACCATTGGCCGGGTGTCTTGGAGCGGACGAGCAGGGGGCAATTTTACACCTTCGTGGTCGAGGGCACTGGCGACGATTTGGCCAAGCGGTTGCGGGAATCCGGTGCGACATACCTCGAGGTGATGGACGTAGGATTCGAGGAATTGTTCCGATACGTTATGCAGAAAGAAGGGTATTCGCGCGATGGCATCTTACTTTCCTAA
- a CDS encoding GntR family transcriptional regulator has product MTDRGMGMWIHVDPRSPVPMYQQIVESVKANVAKGILNPGDKLQSVRELSVELAINHNTVAKAYRELERENVIEVIRGRGTFITLQPTAPNAEQRREEMRETIRKLLIEAHHLRMSHEELWQMFHQVMEEWRLSRETEAPESTEEGEKL; this is encoded by the coding sequence ATGACGGATAGGGGCATGGGCATGTGGATACACGTGGATCCACGCTCTCCGGTACCGATGTATCAACAGATTGTGGAGAGTGTGAAGGCGAACGTCGCCAAGGGGATCTTGAACCCCGGTGACAAATTGCAATCGGTGCGTGAACTCTCTGTGGAGTTGGCCATTAATCACAATACGGTGGCGAAGGCCTACAGGGAATTGGAGCGGGAAAACGTGATTGAAGTGATTCGCGGCCGTGGCACATTCATTACGCTGCAGCCGACAGCTCCGAACGCCGAACAGCGGCGAGAGGAGATGCGTGAGACGATACGCAAGTTGCTGATTGAGGCGCACCACCTGCGAATGAGTCACGAGGAGTTGTGGCAGATGTTCCATCAGGTGATGGAGGAATGGCGATTGAGTAGGGAGACGGAGGCACCGGAATCAACGGAAGAGGGGGAAAAATTGTGA
- a CDS encoding VOC family protein — translation MAFKFSGIDHVQLAAPEGCEAEERRFFVDLLGWEEIPKPEPLRKRGGVWFQCGKHQVHIGVQKDFVPAIKAHPAFHVENISELREYLLQKGVNVIDDDARADEGVKRFYLNDPFGNRLEFLEWL, via the coding sequence ATGGCATTCAAGTTTTCTGGCATTGACCACGTTCAATTGGCCGCTCCCGAAGGTTGCGAAGCCGAAGAACGCAGGTTTTTCGTCGACCTGTTAGGTTGGGAGGAAATCCCCAAACCAGAACCCCTTCGTAAGCGTGGTGGCGTATGGTTTCAATGTGGCAAACACCAAGTACATATCGGTGTTCAAAAGGACTTTGTTCCTGCGATCAAGGCACACCCCGCATTTCATGTCGAAAACATCAGCGAGTTGCGGGAGTACCTATTACAGAAAGGTGTCAACGTAATTGACGACGACGCTCGTGCAGATGAAGGTGTAAAACGTTTCTACTTGAACGATCCGTTCGGAAACCGCCTTGAATTCCTAGAGTGGCTGTAA
- a CDS encoding IS1380 family transposase — translation MKQYNHTRSQFARKSSTIHTRYDLNAATSFGGASGLIDFVLGTGIDREFWVHGLRKGRNTQFHMDDIALTVIFGSLLGQERIFHFEDIEQDPLLKLKLDVPKLPDTTLLYKDLKRLGSDAGIKAIRSAHRQILRSLLPKGQGIVVDIDSSVETVYGAQQQSAVGYNPHHHGRASFHPLLAFDSLTGCCLYDELRSGDAHTSDGFADFYKAMKDQLPDGVNIRAVRMDKGFTGEKVFQILEQDQRDYVIKLKWTKRLAQLAQAPNLLWHCITESDREHCDVTSIMYQATSWDRPRRVVIVRRLDIDPQECLCADWLWEYEAIATTFDWSGEDVWHFYNFRGNAENHIKEAKYGFAIDRFSSQNFDANKALQGLKLLAYNLLLLYKHVALQPGVRQWTAGRLRRRLFHLPGILVRHARQWSIRLPVYAKHRSLIMLHAAT, via the coding sequence GTGAAACAATATAATCATACACGAAGTCAGTTTGCTCGTAAAAGCTCTACAATTCATACTCGCTACGATTTGAATGCCGCCACCTCCTTTGGCGGTGCAAGTGGTCTCATAGATTTCGTTTTGGGAACGGGTATTGACAGGGAGTTTTGGGTACATGGATTACGCAAGGGCAGAAACACCCAGTTCCACATGGACGATATTGCTCTGACCGTCATTTTCGGTTCCTTGCTGGGTCAGGAACGGATTTTCCACTTTGAGGACATCGAACAAGATCCCCTGTTGAAGCTGAAGTTGGACGTGCCGAAACTGCCTGATACGACTCTGTTGTATAAGGATCTGAAGCGGCTCGGTTCCGACGCTGGCATCAAAGCGATACGTTCGGCGCATAGACAAATCCTAAGGTCACTTCTCCCCAAAGGACAAGGCATCGTGGTCGATATCGACTCCTCTGTAGAGACTGTTTATGGCGCGCAGCAACAGTCCGCTGTTGGATATAATCCACACCATCACGGACGAGCGAGTTTCCATCCCTTGCTGGCGTTTGATTCACTCACTGGTTGTTGTCTCTATGATGAGTTGCGCTCTGGTGACGCCCATACATCAGATGGATTTGCGGATTTCTACAAGGCGATGAAAGACCAGTTGCCGGATGGCGTCAACATTCGTGCCGTCCGCATGGATAAAGGGTTTACCGGAGAAAAAGTGTTTCAGATATTGGAGCAAGATCAGCGGGATTACGTCATCAAACTGAAGTGGACCAAGCGACTCGCACAGTTGGCGCAAGCGCCAAATCTCCTCTGGCACTGCATCACAGAGAGTGACCGGGAACATTGTGACGTTACTTCCATCATGTATCAGGCAACATCCTGGGACAGGCCTCGGCGGGTCGTGATTGTGCGTCGCTTAGACATTGACCCCCAGGAGTGCCTGTGTGCGGATTGGCTCTGGGAATACGAGGCGATTGCCACAACGTTTGACTGGAGCGGCGAGGATGTATGGCACTTCTATAACTTTCGTGGTAACGCTGAGAATCACATCAAGGAAGCCAAATATGGATTTGCCATTGACCGATTCTCCAGCCAGAATTTCGATGCCAACAAAGCGCTGCAAGGTCTAAAGCTACTTGCGTATAATCTACTCCTGCTGTACAAGCACGTCGCGCTTCAACCAGGGGTGCGACAGTGGACCGCCGGACGGCTCAGACGAAGACTATTCCATCTACCTGGGATTCTAGTGCGTCATGCACGCCAGTGGAGCATTCGTCTTCCCGTGTATGCAAAGCATCGGTCGTTGATCATGCTTCATGCCGCCACGTAG
- a CDS encoding NADPH-dependent FMN reductase has protein sequence MSGSRVGSKTRTALNHIQTSFAEKYPEVETSLIDLGEYDVQFSDGRNYLEYDGDTGIVARAIMDADAVVIGTPIFQASIPGTLKNIFDLLPESAFRDKVVGIVVTAGSSKHYLVAEHHLKPILGYMKAQIVQSYVFIEESDFYRKEIVNDDVLFRIERLVEDTVLLTKTYTKLREEKEAEYGF, from the coding sequence TTGTCTGGTTCAAGAGTCGGATCGAAAACAAGAACAGCGTTGAATCATATACAAACGTCTTTCGCTGAAAAGTATCCAGAGGTTGAAACATCGCTTATTGATTTAGGCGAATATGATGTCCAGTTTAGTGATGGAAGGAACTACCTCGAGTATGATGGGGATACGGGGATTGTGGCAAGAGCCATTATGGATGCCGATGCCGTTGTCATTGGAACGCCCATTTTTCAGGCATCTATTCCGGGGACATTAAAAAACATCTTTGACTTGCTCCCAGAGAGTGCATTTCGAGATAAAGTTGTGGGTATTGTGGTGACAGCGGGATCGTCAAAACACTATTTGGTCGCAGAGCATCACCTGAAGCCGATTTTAGGCTATATGAAAGCGCAGATTGTGCAGAGCTACGTATTTATCGAGGAATCTGATTTCTATCGCAAGGAAATTGTAAATGATGATGTTCTTTTTCGAATCGAGCGACTGGTTGAGGATACCGTCCTATTGACCAAAACTTATACAAAACTTCGCGAAGAGAAAGAAGCAGAATACGGGTTTTAA
- a CDS encoding LLM class flavin-dependent oxidoreductase — MEQYRIDRSKGLEFGIYTLGDHLANPYTGQRISAAQRIHEIIELAKLAEQAGVDFFSVGESHQEYFATQAHAVVLAAIAQATKTIKIGSSSTIISTSDPVRVYENFATIDLISNGRAEIVAGRASRVGLFELLGYDLHDYEELFEEKFDLLLQINREEVVNWSGKFRAPLRDAKVLPRPLHGSLPIWRAVGGTPASAIKAGYAGVPMIMAHLGGPAAYFKRTIDAYREAAKMNGFDPATLPVGTTGFFYAAETTQQALKEYYPHINEGMKLTNGQGFSKQLWAQGGDTRHIMNVGSPQQIIEKMLYQHELFGHQRYIAQMDFGGVPFDKLAKNIEIIATEILPAIRKYTAPKQEAE; from the coding sequence ATGGAACAGTATAGAATTGATAGAAGCAAAGGCTTAGAATTTGGTATTTATACGTTGGGAGACCATCTCGCGAATCCATACACTGGGCAACGCATTTCTGCGGCACAGCGAATTCATGAAATTATTGAATTAGCGAAGCTTGCTGAGCAGGCTGGCGTTGATTTTTTTAGCGTTGGTGAAAGTCATCAGGAGTACTTCGCCACGCAGGCACATGCTGTGGTTTTGGCGGCGATTGCTCAAGCCACAAAGACCATTAAGATTGGGAGTTCTTCTACGATTATCAGCACTTCCGATCCCGTTCGGGTGTATGAAAACTTCGCAACAATCGACTTGATTTCGAATGGTCGCGCGGAAATCGTAGCTGGTCGCGCTTCAAGGGTTGGGCTTTTTGAATTACTAGGTTACGATCTCCATGATTACGAAGAGCTGTTTGAAGAGAAATTCGACCTTTTATTGCAGATAAACAGGGAAGAAGTTGTGAATTGGAGTGGTAAGTTCCGGGCTCCGTTGCGGGATGCGAAGGTTTTGCCACGCCCGCTTCATGGATCTCTGCCCATTTGGCGCGCAGTGGGTGGAACGCCCGCCAGCGCTATCAAGGCTGGATATGCTGGAGTGCCGATGATCATGGCTCATCTGGGAGGGCCTGCTGCCTATTTTAAGCGAACCATTGATGCCTACCGTGAGGCTGCGAAGATGAATGGCTTTGACCCTGCGACGCTTCCGGTCGGAACAACCGGGTTTTTCTATGCAGCCGAAACGACACAACAAGCGCTGAAGGAATATTATCCGCATATCAACGAGGGTATGAAGTTGACGAACGGTCAAGGATTTTCCAAACAATTGTGGGCGCAAGGCGGCGATACACGCCATATTATGAACGTCGGAAGTCCGCAGCAAATCATTGAGAAGATGCTCTATCAGCATGAACTGTTCGGGCACCAGCGCTATATCGCGCAGATGGATTTCGGCGGTGTACCATTCGATAAGCTAGCGAAGAATATCGAGATTATCGCTACGGAAATCCTGCCTGCCATTCGAAAGTATACGGCTCCAAAACAGGAGGCTGAGTAA
- a CDS encoding VIT1/CCC1 transporter family protein: MTTMSPTARLDQLIGSEQKKNATNWVGDAIYGVNDGLGAIFGIISGVAGYTPDSHTILVSGFFGALASTLSMGAGAWLATKSENELMERTRKEVEHSVRENPDKEIEILSLIYQIKGFSEEDASRIASHFASDNERFIQTMTQEKHGIHEASLGNPWTSALVGSISTFVGAIIPLLPFFFMRGLPAIIAAAMISLLAHFIVGTAKSTITIRSWWSSGLEMTIAGVIVGVASYALGILGSYIL, encoded by the coding sequence ATGACAACAATGTCCCCAACCGCCAGGCTGGATCAACTTATCGGAAGTGAACAAAAGAAAAATGCAACCAACTGGGTAGGCGATGCAATATACGGAGTGAATGATGGTCTGGGTGCGATATTTGGAATCATATCGGGGGTTGCCGGCTATACACCGGATAGTCATACCATCTTAGTTTCTGGCTTTTTTGGCGCCCTTGCGAGCACTTTGTCCATGGGCGCTGGCGCATGGTTAGCAACGAAATCCGAAAACGAACTAATGGAACGCACTCGAAAAGAAGTAGAACATAGTGTCCGTGAAAACCCAGACAAAGAGATCGAAATACTGTCGCTGATATATCAAATAAAAGGATTTTCGGAGGAAGACGCGTCACGGATTGCATCTCATTTCGCTTCGGATAACGAGAGATTTATCCAGACAATGACACAAGAAAAACATGGGATACATGAAGCGAGTCTTGGAAATCCATGGACATCCGCGTTGGTTGGTTCAATCTCCACCTTTGTTGGCGCGATTATACCGCTCTTGCCGTTCTTTTTCATGAGAGGACTACCGGCGATAATTGCCGCAGCAATGATTAGTCTATTGGCCCACTTCATCGTTGGCACTGCAAAAAGTACCATCACAATCCGCTCGTGGTGGTCTAGTGGACTCGAAATGACAATCGCTGGTGTGATTGTCGGTGTTGCATCGTATGCACTCGGTATTTTAGGGAGCTATATACTTTGA